The following nucleotide sequence is from Mesorhizobium sp. J8.
GCCGGCAGCAGGGCCGCCAATGGGGCGGCGGCCGTGTCGAACCGATCGAGGGCAAGACCATCCTTATCCTCGGCCTCGGTAAGACCGGCGAGGCCGTTGCGCGCCGTGCGCAGGCGATAGGCATGCGCACGCTGGGCATTCGCGCGCGACCGAAACCGATGCCCTCGCTCGACGAAGTGCATGGTCCCGACGCGATGCTGCCACTGATTGCCCGCGCCGATTTCATCGTCTGCTGCGTGCCGCTGCTGCCTACAACGCGCGGCCTGCTTGGCGAGGCCGCTTTTGCCGCGATGAAGCCGTCTGTCGTTCTCATCGACATTTCGCGCGGCGGCGTCATCGAGGAAAAGGCCCTCCTTGCCGCGCTTGATGCGGGCCGGATCAAGGGCGCGGCGCTCGATGTCTTCGCGACCGAACCGCTCCCGGCCGAGCATCCGCTCTGGGGCTACGACAATGTTGCCGTCACACCGCATTGCGCCGCGGTCTATAACGGCTGGGACATCAAGTCGGTGCGCATGTTCGCCGACAATCTGGCGCGCTACCGCCGCGGCGAGCCGCTGGAGAATGTGGTCAATCCGGAACGCGGGTACTGAAAGCAATTCCAGGAAAGTGCAGCGGTTTTCCGTCCGGAATTGCGAGAACAAGAATTGAAGGGGAATGCTATGTCGCAGGACAGGCGCGGCGGTGGCCGCAGATCGAAGCTCGGGCGCGGTGGCGGCGGCATCGCGCAGCTGCCGTGGCAGAGCGTCAAGAATCCCTACCCGCCCATGCAGCTCCTCGACGAGGAGCGCATGGATCAGTTGCACAAGACCTCGATGCGCATCCTGTCCGAGCTCGGCATCCGCGTCATGAGCGAAAAGGTTATGGACCTGTTCGCCAAGGCCGGCGCCATCGTCGATCGCGAGGAGCGGACCATCCGCATCGACGAGAGCATCGTCGCCGAGGCGCTGCGCAACGTGCCGTCGTCCTTCACGCTGACCAGCCGCAATCCGGACAAGCAGGTCCATTTCGGCGGCAATTCACTGGTCTTCGGGCTGGTCGCCGGTCCGCCCAATGTGCATGACCGCATCAACGGCCGCCGGCCGGGCAACCTCCCCGACTACCAGAACTTCATCCGGCTGGCGCACCACTTCAACGCTATCCACATCATCGGCAACCAGGTGGTGGCGCCGATCGAGCTGCCGGCGAATTCCCGCCATCTCGACACCTACCACGCCAACCTGACATTGAGCGATCTCTCCTTCCATTGCACGGCGATCGGCCGCGCCAGGGCGATGGACGGCATCAACATGATGGCGATCGCGCGCGGCATCTCGGTCGAGCAGATGCGCGCCTCGCCGGGCGTCACCACGATCATCTCGATCAACTCGCCGCGCCTGTTCGACGACGCGATGGCGGAAGGCCTGATCGCCATGGCCGAGCACGGCCAGCCGGTGACGGTGACGCCCTTCACGCTGATGGGCGCGATGACGCCGGTGACGCTGGCCGCAGCACTTTGCCAGCAGAACGCCGAGGCGCTGTTCGGCGTGACGCTGACGCAGCTCGTCAATCCCGGCACACCGGTTATGTACGGCGCCTTCACCTCCAATGTCGATATGAAGTCGGGCGCGCCGGCCTTCGGCACGCCGGAAAACGCGAAGGCCAACATCATCGCCGGGCAGTTGGCGCGCCGCTACAACCTGCCCTACCGCACCTCCAACGCAAACGCCTCCAACGTGGTCGACCTGCAGGCGGCCTACGAGACCGAGATGGCGACCTGGGGCGCGGTGCTCGGCGGTGCCAATCTGATCTACCATGCCGCCGGGTGGCTGGAGGGCGGACTGACCGCGTCCTACGAAAAGCTCGTGCTGGACGTCGAGATCCTGCAGAACATGATGGAGTTCCTGCGGCCGCTGCCGTTCCAGGAAGACGACCTCGGCTTCGAGGCGATCAAGTCGGTGCCGGCCGGCGGCCATTTCTTCGGCGCCGAGCACACCATGTCGCGCTACACCACCGCCTTTTATCAGCCGATGCTCTCCAACTGGCAGAATTACGGCGCCTGGCAGGAGGCCGGCGGCAAGGACGCGCTGGAGCGGGCGACCGAGCTCTGGCAACAGGCGCTGCACGACTATGAGGAACCGGTCATGGATCCCGCGATCCGCGAGGAGCTCGACGCCTATGTCGCGCGCCGCCGCGAAGAGATCGCCGCCAATCCGGAAGCTTAGGAAAGCCGCCCGATGCCCTATGATCTGGTCATCCGTCGCGCGACGCTGATCGCGGGCGACGGCTCGAAACCCTTCGAAGCCGACATCGCTGTCACCGGCGACCGGATCGCGGCGATCGGCCGGCTGGACGAAGGGCACGGCATCGAGGAAATCGATGCTCTGGGCAAGGTGGTTGCGCCCGGCTTCATCGACGTGCACACCCATGATGACGGTGCGCTGCTGGCGCCGCGCGGCATGGACCCGAAGATCAGCCAGGGCGTGACGACGGTGATCGCCGGCAATTGCGGCGTCAGCCTGGCGCCGCTGCTGCTCGACAGGACGCCGCCGCCGCCGTTCACGCTGGTCGGCGGCCGCGAGAATTTCCGCTTCGACCGCTTCGCCGATTATGTCGCCGAGCTGAAGCGCCGCGGCATCGCCACCAACGCTGCCCTGCTTGTCGGTCACACTACGCTACGCCAGCGCTGCATGCCGGTAACCGACCGTCCGGCCAACGAAGCCGAAACGGCGGCAATGCAGCAAGCAGTCGCCGAGGCAATGACCGAAGGCGCGTTCGGCCTCAGCACCGGGCTCGACTACCCGCCGGCAGTCAACTCCTCGACCGAGGAGATCAAGGCGCTGGCAGCGACTGCGGCAGGTCTCGGCGGTCCTTATGTCACGCACACGCGCAACTATTTCGAGACGATGGACGAGGCGATCGAGGAAGCGATCGACATTGCCGAGCACGCCGGCGGAAAGCTGTTCATCTCGCACCACCAGTGCACCGGCCGCGCCAATTTCGGCAAGAGCCGGCCCTCGCTGGAACGGATCGACCGCGCGCGCGAGACGATGGACATCGGCATGGATGTCTATCCCTACGCCGCGAGCTCGACGGTGCTTCGGCTGGAACGCTGCGACACCGGGCTGAAGATCCTGATCACCTGGTCCGATCCGCATCCGGAGATGGCAAGGCGCGAGATCGCCGACATTGCCCGCGAATGGAACTGCACCGAGCGCGAAGCTGGCGAGCGCCTGCTGCCGGCCGGCGCGGTCTACTTCCAGCTCGATGAGGACGACGTGCGCAACATCATCGCCCATCCGCGCACCATGATCGGCTCGGACGGCCTGCCGCACGACATCCATCCGCATCCGCGTCTGTGGGGCACCTTTCCGCGCGTGCTTGGGCACTATGCCCGCGATGTCGGCCTGTTCAGCCTGGAAGAAGCGGTGTTCCGAATGACCGGCCTGCCCGCGCGGGAGTTTGGCATCGCGCAACGCGGGCTTCTGGCCGAAGGCAACTTCGCCGATCTCGTCATCTTCGATCCCGAGACGATCATCGACACCGCGACCTTTGAGGAGCCGCGCCGGCCCGCCGCCGGTATTGAGCATGTCTTTGTGAATGGCGTATCGGTGTGGCGAAAAGGCAGAGCCACCGGAGCGCTGCCGGGCGCGGTCCTCAAGCCTCTGGCCTCGAAGCCGAGCGTCAGGGGCGCTTGCAACTGCGGCGCGGATCACAGCACCTCGTAAATCCGGTCGACCGTCTCCAGCGTGTAGGCGAACTCAACCGGCCGCGTGCAGCGCCAACCATCGAAAGTCTGGCCGGAGAGCGCTTTCAGTGCCTGCGGCAGACGCAATATGCCGCCGCCATAGAGCCGATTCGCCATGTCGAGCATGCCGGTGCGATGCATCGCTTCCGTCATGCTGCCGCAGGCTTCCTTGACCAGCCAGACGCGAAAACCCTGATAAACCGCGTCGAACACGCTTTCGGTCACGCAGCTGTCGGTCAGCACGCCGGCGACGATCAGGTTCTCCGTGCCGAGCGCGGCGAGCTTTTGCGAAAGATCGGTCCGCCGAAAGGCGCTCGGCCAATGCTTGTGGATGACGATGTCGCCTGGCAGCGCCGCCACTTCGGCGCAGATCGCGGCGCCCTCGCTGCCGGCGACGGCGGAGCGGAATTCCTCGGTCAGTATTTCTTCCTGACGCGCATAGCCGTCGCGTTCTTCCGGCTTTACCCAGGCCTGCGCGTGGATGACGGGTACGCCCGCCTTGCGGGCGGCTTCGATAAGCGCGGCGGCGTTGGCGAGCACCGCGTCATAGCCGATGACCGGCCATGCCGCGCCGGGGCGGTATTCGTTCTGCAGGTCGATGACGAGCAAGGCGGTCTTGGCGAGGTTCATGGCTGATCCGGGTCGTCGAAGCGCGTGATGAAACGCAAGAGCAGCCGGATCGCCTGATCGAGATCGGCGATCTCCATCGCTTCATGCGGGTTGTGGCTGCCGTTCTCGTTGCGCACGAAGAGCATCGCGGTCGGAATGCCGGCGCCGGCGAACGTGGCCGCATCGTGCCCGGCTCCACTCGGCACATGCGGCGGGCGCATCCGCAATTCGGTCGCGGCGCGATCGAGCTTCGCGATCAGCGCCGGCGACATGGTCGCCGGTTTCCAAGTGAAGCGCGGCCCAAGCTCGAAGGTGACGCCGCGTTTGGTACCGACTTCGGCAAGGATGCCATGAAGCCGCGTTTCAATCCGCTCCAAGACGGCCGCTTCGGCGCTGCGCACGTCGAGCGTAAAGCCGAGCTCGCCGAGAACCCGGCTGCCGCCGTGCTGCGTGGGATCGGACTGCACGCGGCCGAAGGTGATCGTCGCTTCATGGCCTTCGCGTTCGAGCGCGTCCCATTCCGCCTCGAGCCCCGCGATCAGATCGGCGAAGCCAAGCACGGCATCATGCCGGGCAAAGCGCGGCTCGGCGCCGGAATGGGCGTAGGCGCCAAGGCATCTGGCATCGATATAGCGGAAGCCGCCAGCGATCCCGGTGACGATACCGACCGGCGCGCCGGCGGCGACCAGACGCGGTCCCTGCTCGATATGCACCTCGACGAAGGCTGCAATCCGGCGGGCATCGATGCCGGGCATGCCGCGCCGCACGGCATCGGGGTCAAAGCCTTCCTCGCGCATGTGTTCGGCCAGCGTGCGGCCGCTGTCCGAGCGCTTCGCTTCGAGCGCCTGGGGATCGAGTAGGCCGAGCGCCGCCTGGCTGCCCGGATAGGACAGCGGAAACCAGACCGCTTCCTCGGCGCGAGTCGCCAGCACGATGAGGTCGCGCGGCAACCGGATGCCTTGCGCGGCCAGTTCGGCCATCACCGCCAAGCCCGCCACGATGCCGGCGGCGCCGTCGAAATTGCCGCCATGCGCCACGCTGTCGAGATGCGAGCCGACGACGATTGCAGGCAATTCCGGACGACTGCCTTTGAGCGTCAGGTAGAGATTGCCGGCAGCATCGGCGCGCACGGCGGCGCCGAGTTTTTCCCCCTCGTTGCGCACGAGATCATGGGCGAAGCGCTCGCCCGGCCCGTAGGCGGCGCGCGTGATGCCAGGCGCGTCCGTCGTAGCTTCAGCGAGCTTGTTCAGGATGCGTTCCGCCAGCCTGCCACCGTCCGTCAGTGCGCTCATGAAGCGACCTGTCGTGCATCGCTCTCGGCACCGCGCAGCCGGTGCGGCGTCAGATCGTCCAACGACACGCCTTGCCTCGCGACATCGTCCGGCAGGCCCCCGGCGGCGATCAGGCTGGCGCAAACCCGCGACAACGCCGGCGAGGTCTTGATGCCGTAGCCGCCCTGCCCGACCAGCCAGACGAAATCCGGAAACTCGTCATCGGGCCCGACCACCGGCGAGCCGTCGGCGACGAACGTCCTCAAGCCCGCCCAGGAACGCGACACGCGCCGCACCTCGATCGTCGTCGCCCGTTCCAGACGCTCGGCGCCGATCGCGACATCGATATCCTCCGCATAGGCGTCCATCGGCTCCGACGGCGTGGCATCGGCCGGCGAGACGAACAACTGCCCGGCATCCGGCTTGAAATAGAATTCCGCGCCGACATCGTTGACCAGCGGCCAGTCGGTGATGTCGACACCTTCAGGTGCGGGAATGTTGAAGGCAGTGCGGCGCTTCGGCTGCAGTCCGACCGGACGCACGCCCGCCATCGCGGCGATCTCGTCGCCCCAGGCGCCGGCCGCATTGACGATCAGCGGCGCAAGGAATGGCCCCGCTTCCGTCTCGACCCGCCACTGGCCGCCCTGCCGCCCGATGCCTCTCACGCCCGCCTTAGTGACGATGCGCGCGCCGCGCGCCCGCGCGCCGCGCAAGAAGCCCTGGTGCAACCCGTTGACGTCGATATCCATCGAATGCGGTTCGATGTAAGCGCCGGCAAGATAATCCCGGCGCAGCACCGGCACGCGGGCGATCGCTTCCTCCGGCGTCATCGCAACGATCGAGGGCACCAGCGCCTGCGCGGCCGCCAGATCCTCGCGCAAAAGGTCGAGCTGGTCGGTGCGCGCCACGGTGATCATGCCGCGCTTGCTGAGCAGTGGATAATCGCAAAAACCCGTCGGCGGCTCAGTCAGGAAGGCGCGGCTGGCGAGCACGATACGACGGATGACGCCGTTGCCATAGTTCTCAGTGAAGCTCGCCGCCGAGCGTCCCGTGGTGTGGTAACCGCAATGGCTCTCGCGCTCGAGCAGCACGACCTTTTTGTCGCGCGAAATCTCGAAGGCCGCACCTGCGCCGGCCACGCCGCCGCCGATGACGATGATTTCGGTCTGCTCGCTCATGGATCCCCCAAAAACTGCTCAGCGCGGCATCGCGGGCGGCTCGCCCAGACGGCCACTTCTGGCGCGGTCGCGCGCGCCTCGGCCTTCGGCCAGATTCTCGGCCAGCGAATTCTGCACGGCGCAATCCCGCAAAGCGAGGTCGCTGACAAAAGGCACCGGCTTGCCGGCGATGGCCATGCCTGTCAGCCGCGCCCAGACGGCGCGCCGCTTGCGCACCTGATGCGACTGCAATTCGCTGATCTCCGCGATGTTAGTCTCCCGCTTGATCTGCAGCACGCCAGCCCCGACGGCCGCGTCGAACAGCTCCCGCCCGCGCTTCGTGCGTACGATGATGCCGTTGAGCGGCTCATCTTCGACAGCCGGGCCGCCGTTCAGCCAGGAATCCGATACCGCGATATCCGCCACCTGGCCGATCGCGTCGGGGCAGATCTTGCAGCGCGGCTGGATCATCCATCTGTCCTCGTCTTCCCACAACTGCCTGTAGCTGATCTCGAAGGCGCGGCCGTCCTTGGTTTCGATGCGGTTGGGGCCGGGGTTGCCGTGCCCTCGGTAGCGGAAGAGAGACAACTCGTCCTCGCGAAGGCCAAAACGCTCCAGCACCTGTTCCGATTTGGTCAGGTCCGAGGCACCGCCGCAGACGAAGGCGAGCGCATAGCGCATGTGCTCGTCGACGCGGGGATCGAGCCGCGCCAGATTGCGTACCGCGGTGATGTCGCAGGGCTTGGCGATCAGCGCGAATGGCTCGCCGCGATCGAGGATGTCGTTGAAATCCACCAGCGTCGCCGCCGGCCCATAGCGCGAGCCAGCGCCTTCGAGCACCGAAGCGGCGTCGAAGCTCAGCTTGCGTTCCGTGCGCATCGGCATCGAGCGCGACGCCGCAACATGCAACACGAAGTTTACGCGTCCCGAATTGAGCAGGAACTGTCCGAGCGCCGTCAGCGTGCCGCCGCCGGAGCCGATGAAGCGCACCGTGGGATCTGCGGCGGAACCGAGCACCAGCCTTTCGACCGGTCCCCAGACGGCATCCCTCACCGCAGCCTCATCGATCTGTGGCGGACCGGCGATGCGCGTTCCGGGGCAGACGGCGTTGATCCTGGCCAATATCGGCTTGTCCAATGCCCGCAACGCCACCGGCCGCTCGCGTCCTTCCGGTGTCATCACCATCTCGACGTCGCCAGGCCTGGCCATCGACCGGCAGAGGCCGCAGCCGATGCAAAGACCGCTCTCGACGATCTCGCCGAGCGTCAGCGGATCGATCGAGCGCGGCGGCGTGCCTTGGCTTTGGCTGGTTTCGATCAGGCCCATCGCGATCTCAGACCGGTTCCGAGATGCGCCGGTACTGGTCGGGGCGTCGGTAGAGCGCGAAATTGAAATTCACTTTGCGACACGTTTCGATCAGGTCGAGATCGGCGCGATGCACGATGATCTCGTCGTCGAGCGACATCGCCTGTGCGGCGATCTCCCCGGTCGGCGCAATGATGCAGGAGCCGCCGATCAGCGCCTGACCGTCTTCGAGACCGGCCTTGGCTGCGGCGCCGATCCAGAGCGTGTTCTGATAGGCGCCGGCCTGCATCGGCAGATGGTTATGGAACATTCGCAGATGCGCCAGCGCCGGCGCCTCGTCGAGCAAGAGCGGCGTGTTGTAGCCGAGCAGCGCCACCTCGGCGCCGTTGAGGCACAGCATGCGATAGGTTTCCGGCCAGCGGCGGTCGTTGCAAATGGCGAGGCCGACGCGCACGCCGCGATATTCATAGACAGGAAAGCCGAGATTGCCGGGTTCGAAGTAACGCCGTTCGAGATGGGTGGTCGTGCCCGCTTCCGGCTCGCTCGACCCCGGCACATGCATCTTGCGATAACGGCCGATGAAGGCGCCGTCCGGCCCGACCAGATCCATGGTGTTGAAATGACGCGTGCGGCCGTCTTCCTGCGCAAGCTCGCAATAGCCCAGCGCGAAACCAACCTTCAGCCGAGCGGCCGCATCATAGAGCCGCCGCGTCTCCGGCCCCGGCATCGAGGCTTCGAAAAATGCATCGATCTCGGCCTGGTCGTCGATGCGCCAGCGCGGGAAGAACGTGGTGAGCGCCATCTCCGGAAACACCGCGATCTC
It contains:
- a CDS encoding D-2-hydroxyacid dehydrogenase, with the translated sequence MSARPTVILHTDKPAGALAVLAAMHPDLDVHACDTYAGLPALIERTAAEVVYSIRFDGTPRYPRQALVESPTVKWVSIGGSGTDHLGRWDPAHVTVTNSAGVAAGMLAEYALGAMLSFSLDLRGFERRQQGRQWGGGRVEPIEGKTILILGLGKTGEAVARRAQAIGMRTLGIRARPKPMPSLDEVHGPDAMLPLIARADFIVCCVPLLPTTRGLLGEAAFAAMKPSVVLIDISRGGVIEEKALLAALDAGRIKGAALDVFATEPLPAEHPLWGYDNVAVTPHCAAVYNGWDIKSVRMFADNLARYRRGEPLENVVNPERGY
- a CDS encoding trimethylamine methyltransferase family protein — encoded protein: MSQDRRGGGRRSKLGRGGGGIAQLPWQSVKNPYPPMQLLDEERMDQLHKTSMRILSELGIRVMSEKVMDLFAKAGAIVDREERTIRIDESIVAEALRNVPSSFTLTSRNPDKQVHFGGNSLVFGLVAGPPNVHDRINGRRPGNLPDYQNFIRLAHHFNAIHIIGNQVVAPIELPANSRHLDTYHANLTLSDLSFHCTAIGRARAMDGINMMAIARGISVEQMRASPGVTTIISINSPRLFDDAMAEGLIAMAEHGQPVTVTPFTLMGAMTPVTLAAALCQQNAEALFGVTLTQLVNPGTPVMYGAFTSNVDMKSGAPAFGTPENAKANIIAGQLARRYNLPYRTSNANASNVVDLQAAYETEMATWGAVLGGANLIYHAAGWLEGGLTASYEKLVLDVEILQNMMEFLRPLPFQEDDLGFEAIKSVPAGGHFFGAEHTMSRYTTAFYQPMLSNWQNYGAWQEAGGKDALERATELWQQALHDYEEPVMDPAIREELDAYVARRREEIAANPEA
- a CDS encoding N-acyl-D-amino-acid deacylase family protein, which translates into the protein MPYDLVIRRATLIAGDGSKPFEADIAVTGDRIAAIGRLDEGHGIEEIDALGKVVAPGFIDVHTHDDGALLAPRGMDPKISQGVTTVIAGNCGVSLAPLLLDRTPPPPFTLVGGRENFRFDRFADYVAELKRRGIATNAALLVGHTTLRQRCMPVTDRPANEAETAAMQQAVAEAMTEGAFGLSTGLDYPPAVNSSTEEIKALAATAAGLGGPYVTHTRNYFETMDEAIEEAIDIAEHAGGKLFISHHQCTGRANFGKSRPSLERIDRARETMDIGMDVYPYAASSTVLRLERCDTGLKILITWSDPHPEMARREIADIAREWNCTEREAGERLLPAGAVYFQLDEDDVRNIIAHPRTMIGSDGLPHDIHPHPRLWGTFPRVLGHYARDVGLFSLEEAVFRMTGLPAREFGIAQRGLLAEGNFADLVIFDPETIIDTATFEEPRRPAAGIEHVFVNGVSVWRKGRATGALPGAVLKPLASKPSVRGACNCGADHSTS
- a CDS encoding cysteine hydrolase family protein yields the protein MNLAKTALLVIDLQNEYRPGAAWPVIGYDAVLANAAALIEAARKAGVPVIHAQAWVKPEERDGYARQEEILTEEFRSAVAGSEGAAICAEVAALPGDIVIHKHWPSAFRRTDLSQKLAALGTENLIVAGVLTDSCVTESVFDAVYQGFRVWLVKEACGSMTEAMHRTGMLDMANRLYGGGILRLPQALKALSGQTFDGWRCTRPVEFAYTLETVDRIYEVL
- a CDS encoding Zn-dependent hydrolase, which produces MSALTDGGRLAERILNKLAEATTDAPGITRAAYGPGERFAHDLVRNEGEKLGAAVRADAAGNLYLTLKGSRPELPAIVVGSHLDSVAHGGNFDGAAGIVAGLAVMAELAAQGIRLPRDLIVLATRAEEAVWFPLSYPGSQAALGLLDPQALEAKRSDSGRTLAEHMREEGFDPDAVRRGMPGIDARRIAAFVEVHIEQGPRLVAAGAPVGIVTGIAGGFRYIDARCLGAYAHSGAEPRFARHDAVLGFADLIAGLEAEWDALEREGHEATITFGRVQSDPTQHGGSRVLGELGFTLDVRSAEAAVLERIETRLHGILAEVGTKRGVTFELGPRFTWKPATMSPALIAKLDRAATELRMRPPHVPSGAGHDAATFAGAGIPTAMLFVRNENGSHNPHEAMEIADLDQAIRLLLRFITRFDDPDQP
- a CDS encoding NAD(P)/FAD-dependent oxidoreductase, whose protein sequence is MSEQTEIIVIGGGVAGAGAAFEISRDKKVVLLERESHCGYHTTGRSAASFTENYGNGVIRRIVLASRAFLTEPPTGFCDYPLLSKRGMITVARTDQLDLLREDLAAAQALVPSIVAMTPEEAIARVPVLRRDYLAGAYIEPHSMDIDVNGLHQGFLRGARARGARIVTKAGVRGIGRQGGQWRVETEAGPFLAPLIVNAAGAWGDEIAAMAGVRPVGLQPKRRTAFNIPAPEGVDITDWPLVNDVGAEFYFKPDAGQLFVSPADATPSEPMDAYAEDIDVAIGAERLERATTIEVRRVSRSWAGLRTFVADGSPVVGPDDEFPDFVWLVGQGGYGIKTSPALSRVCASLIAAGGLPDDVARQGVSLDDLTPHRLRGAESDARQVAS
- a CDS encoding Coenzyme F420 hydrogenase/dehydrogenase, beta subunit C-terminal domain, with product MGLIETSQSQGTPPRSIDPLTLGEIVESGLCIGCGLCRSMARPGDVEMVMTPEGRERPVALRALDKPILARINAVCPGTRIAGPPQIDEAAVRDAVWGPVERLVLGSAADPTVRFIGSGGGTLTALGQFLLNSGRVNFVLHVAASRSMPMRTERKLSFDAASVLEGAGSRYGPAATLVDFNDILDRGEPFALIAKPCDITAVRNLARLDPRVDEHMRYALAFVCGGASDLTKSEQVLERFGLREDELSLFRYRGHGNPGPNRIETKDGRAFEISYRQLWEDEDRWMIQPRCKICPDAIGQVADIAVSDSWLNGGPAVEDEPLNGIIVRTKRGRELFDAAVGAGVLQIKRETNIAEISELQSHQVRKRRAVWARLTGMAIAGKPVPFVSDLALRDCAVQNSLAENLAEGRGARDRARSGRLGEPPAMPR
- a CDS encoding nitrilase-related carbon-nitrogen hydrolase, with amino-acid sequence MARCLTIAVCQTRPIQRSATRAETVGRLVHLLETAATAGAEIAVFPEMALTTFFPRWRIDDQAEIDAFFEASMPGPETRRLYDAAARLKVGFALGYCELAQEDGRTRHFNTMDLVGPDGAFIGRYRKMHVPGSSEPEAGTTTHLERRYFEPGNLGFPVYEYRGVRVGLAICNDRRWPETYRMLCLNGAEVALLGYNTPLLLDEAPALAHLRMFHNHLPMQAGAYQNTLWIGAAAKAGLEDGQALIGGSCIIAPTGEIAAQAMSLDDEIIVHRADLDLIETCRKVNFNFALYRRPDQYRRISEPV